A single Oryza brachyantha chromosome 8, ObraRS2, whole genome shotgun sequence DNA region contains:
- the LOC102702121 gene encoding cytochrome b561 and DOMON domain-containing protein At5g47530-like translates to MAASGRLVVSLLLVAAMASSFSFSPSTAQSSSSSCASYTFSGNQLYGSCATLPRLGATLHYNYTAATNTVAVAFRAPQAGGGKGWVAWGLNPSGSGMVGTQAVVAFRHSNGSLVAYPTVLGSYAPSMAPAAAKDLPLPVSAVSAEESAKDKEVVVYATVALPAGKGSKFNHVWQQGSSVAGDVPAAHPTSGDNVLSVGSIDFSK, encoded by the coding sequence ATGGCTGCTTCTGGCCGCCTCGTGGTCTCCCTGCTCCTGGTCGCGGCCATGGCCAGctccttctctttctctccaaGCACCGcgcagtcgtcgtcgtcgtcatgcGCCAGCTACACCTTCTCCGGCAACCAGCTGTACGGCTCGTGCGCCACCCTCCCGCGGCTGGGCGCCACGCTGCACTACAACTACACGGCGGCGACCAACACCGTGGCCGTCGCGTTCCGGGCGCCGCAGGCAGGCGGCGGCAAAGGGTGGGTGGCGTGGGGGCTCAACCCGAGCGGGTCCGGGATGGTGGGCACCCAGGCCGTCGTGGCGTTCCGCCACTCCAACGGCAGCCTCGTCGCCTACCCGACGGTGCTCGGCAGCTACGCGCCGTCCatggcgcccgccgccgccaaggacCTGCCCCTCCCCGTCTCCGCCGTGTCGGCCGAGGAGAGCGCCAAGGacaaggaggtggtggtgtaTGCGACGGTGGCGCTGCCGGCGGGGAAGGGGAGCAAGTTCAACCACGTGTGGCAGCAGGGCAGCTCggtggccggcgacgtgcCGGCGGCGCACCCCACCAGCGGCGACAACGTCCTCTCCGTCGGCAGCATCGACTTCAGCAAGTGA